A single window of Stigmatopora nigra isolate UIUO_SnigA chromosome 22, RoL_Snig_1.1, whole genome shotgun sequence DNA harbors:
- the LOC144215973 gene encoding ras-related protein Rab-3C-like, with protein sequence MAATQDAKGKGEGGDQNFDYMFKLLIIGNSSVGKTSFLFRYADDAFTSAFVSTVGIDFKVKTVYKNDKRIKLQIWDTAGQERYRTITTAYYRGAMGFILMYDITNEESFGAVQDWSTQIKTYSWDNAQVVLAANKCDMDEERVVSVDSGRLLAEQLGFEFFETSAKDNINVKQTFERLVDLICDKMSDSLDGDPAATAGAPSAKLTDSAPPPQQPSCNC encoded by the exons ATGGCTGCCACTCAGGATGCGAAAGGGAAGGGGGAGGGCGGTGACCAAAACTTCGACTACATGTTCAAGCTGTTGATCATCGGCAACAGCAGCGTGGGAAAGACGTCCTTCTTATTCCGCTACGCCGATGATGCCTTCACTTCGGCCTTTGTCAGCACCGTAGGCATCGACTTCAAAGTGAAGACGGTGTATAAAAATGACAAGAGGATCAAGCTGCAAATTTGG gacaCAGCTGGCCAGGAGCGTTACAGAACCATCACTACTGCCTACTACCGTGGTGCCATGGGCTTCATTCTCATGTATGACATCACTAATGAGGAATCCTTTGGCGCTGTACAAGACTG GTCTACCCAGATAAAAACATATTCATGGGATAATGCACAAGTGGTGTTGGCTGCTAATAAGTGTGATATGGATGAGGAACGAGTGGTGTCGGTGGATAGCGGAAGGCTGTTGGCGGAACAGCTGG GCTTTGAGTTCTTCGAGACGAGCGCCAAGGACAACATCAATGTCAAGCAGACCTTTGAGCGTCTCGTCGATCTCATTTGTGACAAAATGTCCGATAGCTTGGACGGCGACCCGGCCGCCACCGCGGGAGCGCCCAGCGCCAAACTGACTGACAGTGCTCCGCCCCCCCAGCAGCCCAGCTGCAACTGTTAG
- the LOC144215802 gene encoding serine/threonine-protein kinase PLK2-like isoform X1 → MEVQRSAGLQQAKSGNMCETTPRSGEPRRKRTEERGAPSEMSRIITDPATGKCYCRGKVLGKGGFAKCFELTDLSTSKVYAAKIIPHARVSKPHQREKIDREIELHRLLHHKHIVHFYHHFEDKENIYILLEYCSRKSLAHILKARKVLTEPEVRYYLRQIVSGLRYLHEQEILHRDLKLGNFFVSESMELKVGDFGLAAKLEPAGNRRKTICGTPNYLSPEVLNKQGHGCESDIWALGCVMYTMLLGRPPFETTNLKETYRCIREARYTLPSSLSPQAKQLIASLLAKVPEERPNLEYILRHDFFTQGFSPERLSSNCCHSAPDFHISSPAKSFFKKAAAALFGGKRHKVKYYETLNKLTKEEEEIYKLQHDLERTGISQQQSKKAAENGSLLPPSAQSPVALATERRSLTTRDTIRLIVRGSLGSCSSSSSECLEYNTTGSVADTVAGVLRGCLENMPKTDNIPHSTNSSGLQWVTKWVDYSNKYGFGYQLSDHNVGVLFNNGTHMSLLPDRKTIHYYAGLGQRSIFPTCEVPEHFVGQVTVLKYFSHYMEENLMDGGDLGSMTDTHMPRLYLLQWLKSDRALMMLFNDGTFQVNFYHDHTKIILCCQKNEYMLTYINEERISKTFKLSSLMASGCPTDLRERMLYSLEMLLQWCS, encoded by the exons ATGGAAGTACAGAGGTCTGCCGGGCTCCAGCAGGCTAAGAGCGGCAACATGTGCGAAACGACGCCGAGGTCCGGTGAGCCTCGGCGGAAGAGAACCGAAGAGCGAGGCGCTCCTTCGGAGATGTCCCGCATCATCACCGATCCGGCCACTGGCAAGTGCTACTGTCGGGGAAAAGTTCTGGGAAAG GGAGGCTTTGCCAAGTGCTTCGAGTTGACCGACCTTTCCACCAGCAAAGTTTACGCAGCCAAAATCATCCCGCATGCGCGCGTCTCGAAACCACACCAAAGGGAGAAG ATTGACAGAGAAATAGAGCTTCATCGATTACTTCACCACAAGCACATAGTGCATTTTTACCATCATTTTGAGGACAAGGAGAACATTTACATCCTCCTGGAGTACTGCAGCAGAAAA tctttAGCACATATCCTGAAGGCCCGAAAAGTACTCACCGAACCAGAGGTGCGCTACTACCTGCGACAAATTGTCTCGGGGCTCAGGTACTTGCATGAGCAAGAAATTCTGCACAGAGACCTCAAGCTCG GTAATTTTTTCGTAAGTGAATCCATGGAGCTGAAGGTGGGTGACTTTGGTCTGGCCGCTAAACTGGAGCCGGCAGGGAATAGGAGGAAGACGATCTGTGGAACTCCCAACTACCTTTCCCCTGAAGTGCTGAACAAGCAAGGTCACGGCTGTGAATCAGACATCTGGGCCTTAGGCTGTGTAAT GTACACAATGCTTTTGGGAAGACCGCCATTCGAGACCACCAACCTGAAAGAGACATATAGGTGCATCCGGGAGGCTCGCTACACGTTGCCCTCCTCGCTATCGCCGCAGGCCAAGCAGCTCATTGCCAGCCTGCTTGCAAAAGTACCAGAGGAGAGACCCAATCTGGAATATATTTTAAGGCACGATTTCTTCACACAG GGCTTTAGTCCAGAACGTCTGTCATCAAACTGTTGCCACTCTGCACCCGATTTCCACATTTCCAGTCCGGCCAAGAGCTTTTTCAAGAAAGCGGCGGCAGCACTCTTTGGAGGCAAGCGCCACAAGGTCAAATACTACGAGACTCTGA ATAAGCTCacaaaagaggaagaggagatcTACAAGCTGCAGCACGACCTGGAGCGAACTGGTATTAGCCAGCAACAGAGCAAAAAGGCAGCTGAG AATGGAAGTTTACTTCCGCCATCTGCCCAGAGTCCCGTCGCCCTAGCAACAGAGAGACGATCCCTGACGACACGAGATACCATCCGTCTGATCGTGAGGGGGAGCTTGGGAAGTTGCAGCAGTAGCAGCAGTGAAT GTCTCGAATACAACACCACGGGAAGTGTTGCCGACACAGTTGCTGGTGTATTGAGGGGATGTCTGGAGAACATGCCTAAAA CAGACAACATTCCTCACAGTACCAATAGCTCTGGCCTCCAGTGGGTCACCAAGTGGGTGGACTACTCCAACAAGTACGGCTTTGGATACCAGTTGTCCGATCACAACGTGGGCGTTCTTTTCAACAATGGCACTCACATGAGCCTCCTGCCAGACAGAAA GACAATCCATTATTATGCAGGGTTGGGCCAGCGCTCTATTTTCCCCACTTGCGAGGTTCCTGAACATTTTGTGGGCCAAGTGACTGTGCTCAAGTATTTCTCCCATTACATGGAGGAAAACCTCATGGAT GGCGGTGACCTGGGCAGTATGACGGATACACACATGCCCCGACTCTATCTGCTCCAGTGGCTCAAATCAGACCGCGCCCTCATGATGCTCTTTAATGATGGCACTTTCCAG gtGAACTTTTACCACGACCACACCAAGATCATCTTGTGCTGccagaaaaatgaatacatgctTACATACATCAACGAGGAACGCATCTCCAAGACTTTCAAGCTCAGCTCTTTGATGGCGTCTGGGTGTCCCACTGATCTGCGCGAGCGCATGCTTTACTCGCTCGAGATGCTGCTGCAGTGGTGCAGCTAA
- the LOC144215802 gene encoding serine/threonine-protein kinase PLK2-like isoform X2, whose translation MEVQRSAGLQQAKSGNMCETTPRSGEPRRKRTEERGAPSEMSRIITDPATGKCYCRGKVLGKGGFAKCFELTDLSTSKVYAAKIIPHARVSKPHQREKIDREIELHRLLHHKHIVHFYHHFEDKENIYILLEYCSRKSLAHILKARKVLTEPEVRYYLRQIVSGLRYLHEQEILHRDLKLGNFFVSESMELKVGDFGLAAKLEPAGNRRKTICGTPNYLSPEVLNKQGHGCESDIWALGCVMYTMLLGRPPFETTNLKETYRCIREARYTLPSSLSPQAKQLIASLLAKVPEERPNLEYILRHDFFTQGFSPERLSSNCCHSAPDFHISSPAKSFFKKAAAALFGGKRHKVKYYETLNKLTKEEEEIYKLQHDLERTGISQQQSKKAAESPVALATERRSLTTRDTIRLIVRGSLGSCSSSSSECLEYNTTGSVADTVAGVLRGCLENMPKTDNIPHSTNSSGLQWVTKWVDYSNKYGFGYQLSDHNVGVLFNNGTHMSLLPDRKTIHYYAGLGQRSIFPTCEVPEHFVGQVTVLKYFSHYMEENLMDGGDLGSMTDTHMPRLYLLQWLKSDRALMMLFNDGTFQVNFYHDHTKIILCCQKNEYMLTYINEERISKTFKLSSLMASGCPTDLRERMLYSLEMLLQWCS comes from the exons ATGGAAGTACAGAGGTCTGCCGGGCTCCAGCAGGCTAAGAGCGGCAACATGTGCGAAACGACGCCGAGGTCCGGTGAGCCTCGGCGGAAGAGAACCGAAGAGCGAGGCGCTCCTTCGGAGATGTCCCGCATCATCACCGATCCGGCCACTGGCAAGTGCTACTGTCGGGGAAAAGTTCTGGGAAAG GGAGGCTTTGCCAAGTGCTTCGAGTTGACCGACCTTTCCACCAGCAAAGTTTACGCAGCCAAAATCATCCCGCATGCGCGCGTCTCGAAACCACACCAAAGGGAGAAG ATTGACAGAGAAATAGAGCTTCATCGATTACTTCACCACAAGCACATAGTGCATTTTTACCATCATTTTGAGGACAAGGAGAACATTTACATCCTCCTGGAGTACTGCAGCAGAAAA tctttAGCACATATCCTGAAGGCCCGAAAAGTACTCACCGAACCAGAGGTGCGCTACTACCTGCGACAAATTGTCTCGGGGCTCAGGTACTTGCATGAGCAAGAAATTCTGCACAGAGACCTCAAGCTCG GTAATTTTTTCGTAAGTGAATCCATGGAGCTGAAGGTGGGTGACTTTGGTCTGGCCGCTAAACTGGAGCCGGCAGGGAATAGGAGGAAGACGATCTGTGGAACTCCCAACTACCTTTCCCCTGAAGTGCTGAACAAGCAAGGTCACGGCTGTGAATCAGACATCTGGGCCTTAGGCTGTGTAAT GTACACAATGCTTTTGGGAAGACCGCCATTCGAGACCACCAACCTGAAAGAGACATATAGGTGCATCCGGGAGGCTCGCTACACGTTGCCCTCCTCGCTATCGCCGCAGGCCAAGCAGCTCATTGCCAGCCTGCTTGCAAAAGTACCAGAGGAGAGACCCAATCTGGAATATATTTTAAGGCACGATTTCTTCACACAG GGCTTTAGTCCAGAACGTCTGTCATCAAACTGTTGCCACTCTGCACCCGATTTCCACATTTCCAGTCCGGCCAAGAGCTTTTTCAAGAAAGCGGCGGCAGCACTCTTTGGAGGCAAGCGCCACAAGGTCAAATACTACGAGACTCTGA ATAAGCTCacaaaagaggaagaggagatcTACAAGCTGCAGCACGACCTGGAGCGAACTGGTATTAGCCAGCAACAGAGCAAAAAGGCAGCTGAG AGTCCCGTCGCCCTAGCAACAGAGAGACGATCCCTGACGACACGAGATACCATCCGTCTGATCGTGAGGGGGAGCTTGGGAAGTTGCAGCAGTAGCAGCAGTGAAT GTCTCGAATACAACACCACGGGAAGTGTTGCCGACACAGTTGCTGGTGTATTGAGGGGATGTCTGGAGAACATGCCTAAAA CAGACAACATTCCTCACAGTACCAATAGCTCTGGCCTCCAGTGGGTCACCAAGTGGGTGGACTACTCCAACAAGTACGGCTTTGGATACCAGTTGTCCGATCACAACGTGGGCGTTCTTTTCAACAATGGCACTCACATGAGCCTCCTGCCAGACAGAAA GACAATCCATTATTATGCAGGGTTGGGCCAGCGCTCTATTTTCCCCACTTGCGAGGTTCCTGAACATTTTGTGGGCCAAGTGACTGTGCTCAAGTATTTCTCCCATTACATGGAGGAAAACCTCATGGAT GGCGGTGACCTGGGCAGTATGACGGATACACACATGCCCCGACTCTATCTGCTCCAGTGGCTCAAATCAGACCGCGCCCTCATGATGCTCTTTAATGATGGCACTTTCCAG gtGAACTTTTACCACGACCACACCAAGATCATCTTGTGCTGccagaaaaatgaatacatgctTACATACATCAACGAGGAACGCATCTCCAAGACTTTCAAGCTCAGCTCTTTGATGGCGTCTGGGTGTCCCACTGATCTGCGCGAGCGCATGCTTTACTCGCTCGAGATGCTGCTGCAGTGGTGCAGCTAA